One Candidatus Goldiibacteriota bacterium genomic region harbors:
- a CDS encoding glycosyltransferase family 2 protein has translation MNKTAGNVSVVIIAQNEGRIISRCLESAAWAGEIIVVDGGSTDNTVQISRKRGAKVYISSFKGFAAQKNYAISKATGKWVLSLDADEVIEEKLAEEIIDISSSKSPCDGYYIPRKNFYYTGKFLRFGGLYPDRQLRLFKKNSGCFEGAVIHEGLKVNGTTGHLKNALLHFTKPGIKAHIDTVNRYTGLEARKNACAGRRATGYTILIKPAAYFLKHYFLKLGFLDGVEGFIYHMISAHYVFIKEVKLAELSGFKGVNLSATILDKGKNKQ, from the coding sequence ATGAATAAAACCGCGGGTAATGTCTCTGTTGTAATAATCGCGCAGAATGAAGGGCGGATTATATCGCGGTGCCTTGAATCCGCTGCCTGGGCAGGGGAAATAATTGTGGTGGATGGCGGCAGCACCGATAATACCGTACAGATATCCCGAAAACGCGGGGCAAAAGTTTATATCAGCAGTTTTAAAGGTTTTGCGGCGCAGAAAAATTACGCCATATCAAAAGCCACAGGCAAATGGGTGCTGTCTCTGGATGCGGATGAGGTTATAGAAGAGAAACTGGCGGAAGAGATAATTGACATTAGCAGTTCAAAAAGCCCGTGTGACGGTTATTATATCCCAAGAAAAAACTTTTATTACACAGGAAAATTTCTGCGTTTTGGAGGGTTGTATCCTGACAGGCAGTTAAGGCTGTTTAAAAAAAATTCAGGCTGTTTTGAAGGGGCGGTTATTCATGAAGGCCTTAAGGTAAACGGCACAACAGGACACCTTAAAAACGCGCTTCTGCATTTTACAAAACCCGGCATAAAGGCGCACATAGATACTGTTAACAGGTACACCGGACTGGAAGCGCGGAAGAACGCCTGTGCGGGCAGAAGGGCTACAGGTTACACAATTTTAATAAAACCCGCGGCATATTTTCTAAAACACTATTTTTTAAAACTTGGTTTTCTTGACGGGGTGGAAGGGTTTATTTATCATATGATTTCCGCGCATTATGTCTTTATAAAAGAAGTAAAGCTTGCTGAATTATCCGGATTTAAAGGTGTTAATTTATCTGCCACAATTCTGGACAAAGGAAAAAACAAACAATAA
- a CDS encoding S8 family serine peptidase — protein MILFISFAFPVKASESIIIGFKKTFDPSVMENYAKERGWKKASRESLIVSVIEEGGCRDIRPHFAALDIRCVEVPDGINITEKISYFSSLPFVEYAEPNYRRKAGYTLVPGGPDDTYYQNRSQWGYNKIQEDKVFAESLIPPDLNRLIVVAVIDTGLRREHSDISGTTVNGINAIDGSTNVDDDAIEGHGTLVSGVVIANVNSASGIAGAAYSNGTSLIKVMPVKALDEEGFGHDADIYYACVWAADHGANVINMSFGGSYGGITLQNAVAYAAQKGCVLVASSGNSGINEKVYPAAYSQVISVGASDENDNRAAFSTYGKVDLTAPGVGITTTSKNSGYESVDGTSFSAPFVSALAAQVILLNYGIKEERVRKIMQMSADDIGDPGYDIKTGWGRINAYKALTENPDRAVEMRTYNWPNPFSPDRERNTTITYVLSAPAETVITIYDAAGDIVWKKTVDISSAYTGYNYVKWDGKTTSGRKAGNGTYFYTISSGALRGKNKITVLH, from the coding sequence TTGATACTATTTATATCGTTTGCCTTTCCTGTAAAGGCATCAGAGAGCATAATTATAGGTTTTAAAAAAACATTTGACCCGTCTGTAATGGAAAATTACGCCAAAGAACGCGGCTGGAAAAAAGCTTCGCGCGAAAGCCTTATTGTTTCCGTTATTGAAGAGGGCGGCTGCAGGGACATAAGGCCTCACTTTGCCGCTTTAGATATCCGCTGTGTTGAAGTGCCGGACGGCATCAATATCACTGAAAAAATTTCCTATTTCTCCTCGCTTCCTTTTGTTGAATACGCGGAGCCGAATTATAGAAGAAAAGCAGGGTATACTCTTGTTCCTGGCGGGCCTGATGATACGTATTATCAAAATCGCAGCCAGTGGGGTTACAATAAAATTCAGGAAGATAAAGTTTTCGCGGAATCGCTTATTCCTCCGGATTTAAACCGACTTATAGTTGTTGCGGTTATAGATACGGGATTAAGAAGGGAACATTCTGATATCAGCGGCACTACAGTTAACGGAATAAACGCTATTGATGGAAGTACTAATGTGGATGATGACGCAATTGAAGGGCATGGAACACTTGTATCAGGTGTTGTTATTGCAAATGTCAACAGCGCATCGGGGATAGCAGGAGCCGCTTACAGCAATGGCACCTCGCTGATAAAAGTAATGCCTGTAAAGGCGCTTGATGAAGAAGGGTTTGGACATGATGCTGATATTTATTACGCCTGCGTGTGGGCGGCCGATCATGGGGCTAATGTAATAAATATGAGTTTTGGCGGCAGCTACGGAGGAATTACCCTGCAGAACGCGGTGGCATATGCCGCCCAAAAAGGGTGCGTGCTTGTGGCGTCTTCGGGAAATTCCGGGATAAATGAAAAAGTTTATCCTGCCGCTTATTCACAGGTAATAAGCGTCGGGGCGTCTGATGAAAATGACAACCGTGCGGCTTTTTCCACTTACGGTAAAGTTGATTTAACAGCACCGGGTGTTGGTATTACAACAACATCAAAAAATTCGGGTTATGAATCCGTGGACGGTACTTCTTTTTCCGCCCCGTTTGTATCCGCGCTTGCCGCGCAGGTTATACTTTTAAACTATGGAATTAAAGAAGAACGGGTAAGAAAAATAATGCAGATGTCCGCGGATGATATAGGAGACCCGGGTTATGATATTAAGACAGGCTGGGGCAGGATTAACGCCTACAAGGCTCTTACAGAAAATCCTGACAGGGCTGTTGAAATGCGCACCTATAACTGGCCGAATCCGTTTTCCCCCGACCGTGAAAGAAATACAACAATTACATATGTCTTATCTGCACCGGCTGAAACTGTTATCACAATTTATGACGCGGCAGGCGATATTGTATGGAAAAAGACAGTTGATATTTCTTCCGCGTACACAGGTTACAATTATGTGAAATGGGACGGTAAAACCACAAGCGGACGTAAAGCCGGCAATGGAACTTATTTTTACACAATCAGCAGCGGCGCTTTGAGAGGCAAAAATAAAATAACAGTTTTACACTGA
- a CDS encoding glycosyltransferase family 4 protein, which produces MSGKKKIVFAEYFSFIGGGQIVLLNLLKGLRKTYDVEVLLMKEGPFETLLKANKIKYTIIKAPEKPRYRYIFAYFKFAATVYDYFKKTGAVLLYANGFLSLKLTAMPAFFAGLKMIWHKHIIVDKRPLSYFGLNALFLSLFVKKIICVSGAVMRSMQNAGVKNEKMAVIHNGMNPLMYSKTQRKKIRAKYGITNEFIAGTVGFFRRNKGIELLIDAAEIAVKKNKKIKFLIAGKGVQGDEEFEKYLREKAGSKALKNNFIFAGYGDRKIFIPAFDVFVLASPAEPFGMVTLEASSMGVPVAAFNTGGTPEIIKDGVNGYLVNEVSAKALAAKLLDVMKNKKQLTKTGRAAAKNVKENFTVKAQVDKTASLIQGVINE; this is translated from the coding sequence ATGAGTGGTAAGAAAAAAATAGTTTTTGCTGAATACTTTTCTTTTATTGGCGGCGGACAGATTGTACTGCTTAACCTGCTGAAGGGTTTAAGAAAGACTTATGACGTGGAAGTCCTGCTTATGAAAGAAGGCCCTTTTGAAACCCTTTTGAAAGCCAATAAAATAAAATACACCATTATAAAAGCTCCGGAAAAACCCCGGTACAGATATATCTTTGCTTACTTTAAATTCGCGGCAACGGTTTATGATTATTTTAAAAAAACCGGCGCGGTGCTTTTATATGCCAACGGTTTTTTAAGCCTTAAATTAACGGCTATGCCCGCTTTTTTTGCCGGGTTAAAAATGATATGGCACAAACATATAATAGTTGATAAAAGGCCGCTTTCTTATTTTGGGCTTAACGCGCTTTTTTTGTCGTTATTTGTAAAAAAGATAATATGTGTTTCAGGCGCTGTAATGCGGTCAATGCAAAATGCCGGCGTAAAAAATGAAAAGATGGCTGTAATTCATAACGGAATGAATCCGCTTATGTATTCCAAAACACAAAGGAAGAAAATAAGGGCGAAATACGGCATTACAAATGAGTTTATAGCAGGAACGGTTGGTTTTTTCAGGCGCAATAAGGGGATAGAACTGTTAATAGACGCGGCGGAAATTGCCGTGAAAAAAAATAAAAAGATAAAGTTTTTAATTGCCGGCAAAGGGGTGCAGGGTGACGAGGAATTTGAAAAGTATTTAAGGGAAAAAGCGGGCAGTAAAGCCCTTAAAAATAATTTTATTTTTGCGGGATACGGCGACAGAAAAATTTTTATTCCGGCTTTTGATGTTTTTGTGCTTGCCTCGCCCGCGGAACCGTTTGGAATGGTAACCCTTGAAGCGTCTTCAATGGGGGTGCCGGTGGCGGCGTTTAATACAGGCGGTACGCCTGAAATAATAAAAGACGGGGTTAACGGATACCTTGTAAATGAAGTATCCGCAAAAGCTCTGGCTGCAAAACTGCTTGATGTAATGAAAAATAAAAAACAGCTTACAAAAACCGGCAGGGCGGCGGCCAAAAATGTAAAAGAGAATTTTACAGTAAAAGCACAGGTTGATAAGACGGCATCACTGATACAGGGCGTGATAAATGAATAA